The sequence below is a genomic window from Neodiprion pinetum isolate iyNeoPine1 chromosome 7, iyNeoPine1.2, whole genome shotgun sequence.
ccagaaaaaaattattctttttatataaaaagttctgaaaattacacacatgtatgtgtaatatttttacagaTCAGTAATTTGCATGGCCAGTAGCAGTCCTCTGACTCCAATGCATCAATTATTCATGTACGACATGGTGGAATCAGGTACCTGATTGTCAATGTTCAAACTGCACAAATGactttacattaaattatctGTTAGTTCGAGTAGATCATCATTCGACGAAAGATCATACAGATTTGATAGTCGACATAGCAGCTTCAGAGTCCCTCCAAATCTGTGCAACGTCATCTATGGACAACACGATACGTCTCTGGGACCACCAGAATATACCTATTAAAGTAAGAGTCCAAAATTCAAGCATGAGTAATTGAATGTGTATGTAACATCAATGTGAGATGGTTGTTCAATTTTCAGGTATTAGAAATAAATACATGTGCTAACAGCATTGCTTTCTCCTCTCAGCGAGGAGATATCGTCTTTGGCGCTGGGAGACACTTGTACAGAATTTCGTATTGTCATTGTAAGAATGCATTACTCTGTactagaaaaaacaaaacacagaTATCAAGAGTTTATATTCTAGTTCGTTTTCAAACCATTTATGAATCGTTACTGAAGTATATTTCATTGGGCAGATCTGTCCCCAAAATACAGAGCTCGAATACTGATGAACGGAATAcctgaagaaaatgaagaagagaTGATACCTGAGAACAAAGACTACAGAGTCTATGAAAGTATCGTAGATCGAGAATTTTTGTTACATCCTGTTAGCAGCGCACCCCTTGGGTCATTGGACATCAGTGACGGTGACGCACCTCGCTTGGAATTAATGATCCAGGGACAAATGTGTGCTCAGCTACGACGTAGAGATCAGGGTATGAGGAAACCTTGTTCATATGATGGCGATTTACATGTCAAATGATGTGAGATTATTAgcttaatttgaatttcagatgtAATTAGTATAGAGAAAGGTGAAATAAAGGCGGTGAAATTAGTGACAGGAAAGTCGCTCATGAATCAAGAAGCCTGGGAAAAATATCTCGATGATATATTGGGAAGATCGAATAAAACAAGCACAGAAGTACCGCCATATGATGTTTGGGCTATGGTTGAAAAGTACAAAACTGTGAAAAGATATTACAACAAACCTGGAATATTCAAAATGTTTTATGGTAAGGATCGAGATCAAAATACAGAAGTTACTCAATAGCTATTAAATACCGTTAGACATACTTTTGATGTAGATCGTCATATCGATGCGCATAATACCAttagtattttttatatatttttcgatggAAATCAGGTTacagtattgaaaaattcccgGAATATCCAGAAGCTGTACCTGATGAAGTACAGCATCCGCATTTGCGATTGTTTGGCTTCCTTCCAAATTCAGTAATCtacaaattatttgacattGAAGATGTTGAACCGCCTCCGCCAGTACCAGAGCCGCAACCTTTGCTAAAATATGAATATCCTCCGGAGTTTCtggtaattatttaattgaatgtagaaaaaacttttgattatcagaaaacagtcagtctcggTCCTGATGTTTTTATTCCTTAATCGTTAGTTGGACCAGCTGCATGAAACAAATTCGTCGCGTTTAGACTCAAACGTTGAAATGACACCGTCACAACTCATAAATCTAACAAATGTTAATGATATTGATTCAGAAACAACAGTACTCAGAGTTTCTGTTCGTGAGTATAATATGCAAATTACAACAATAATATTCACCAATAAATGTGTGTGTTTGTAACTTTTTGGGAGTAATGATAACACTTGTTCTTATGCAAGCTGTAGATCAAAATCCGTTTGTAAAAGCAGCACAATCTGTGTCTCAATACAGATATAATTCAAAGATGAAACGTTGTAGAACACGAAGAGGTGAGTTGAAGAATAATGCATCATTTATGTATTGTTGTATCATATTTTTCTTGAGAGAAAAGGTTTGCAACCTTCCTCTTTGCTTATCTGTTTTCAGCGTATCATGATCATGTTGACAAGAAAAAGACGTGCGTGAAAAAGAcattgaaaagaaagaataaaccACGTGGTAAGAAATTAGGGATACCTTTGCTAtgggtataatttttttgaagcaGTAATTTATTACTCGTTGTTTTTGAAAGACATATATTATCATTTGACCAGATGAAATTACTCCAGaggcatttttatttctcaacgaATTTGTCATGTTTAGTTCATTTAGATTATTTGTCGCAAATATTGTAGGTTCCGGAATCCCATTGACTATAGAGAAAATAGTTAATGAAGATcaagaaaaacttgaaatgatCTTGTCGCAGAAGATAACGAACGAACCACACATAGATGATTTTTACAAGGTGTTCAGTAGTTTCAACTTAACACGTACAGAAATTTCTGCAATTACTTTTGAATGTGGTAAAGTTATTGCAACAAGCCCAGAATCCATACTTTCAacatgtgaaaatatttgcggtaatttgagaatttctaatatttattattattagttatcCTTCCGGTCACTCCTTATCAATTGAAATGTTTGATCGTTCTCGGATTCTATGATAGGTGTCAAAAAGAAACATCTGATTGTACATAAGAGGACGAAATTCAAAAAGGCATTGCcttcaaagaagaaaaaaaataaagaaaattgtcGCGAGGTTCGAATATATAAATGGAATCgttaattcaattcaaattatttttgcgTACTGTGAGTAATAACATATGTCAATATGTTTTAGACAGTACAAGAAGAATTCTCGAATATAGATGATCTTGCTAGATTGGGAATAAAAGAAATAGTTTTACAACTGGAAAGCATTAAACagacaattaaaaataattacggtTCCATTTCAACTCTTCATGATAACAAGGTAGTACTAAAATATTCTAAATGCTGTTTAATTGTATACAATTACTACATATTTTCCACAGATCAAAGATACTTTGATGGTGCTTCTGGCCAGGTTTGTGAACAGCCCATCTTCGTTTTCAGTAATATTAAATTTACTGAATGTC
It includes:
- the LOC124223727 gene encoding uncharacterized protein, giving the protein MDNTIRLWDHQNIPIKVLEINTCANSIAFSSQRGDIVFGAGRHLYRISYCHYLSPKYRARILMNGIPEENEEEMIPENKDYRVYESIVDREFLLHPVSSAPLGSLDISDGDAPRLELMIQGQMCAQLRRRDQDVISIEKGEIKAVKLVTGKSLMNQEAWEKYLDDILGRSNKTSTEVPPYDVWAMVEKYKTVKRYYNKPGIFKMFYGYSIEKFPEYPEAVPDEVQHPHLRLFGFLPNSVIYKLFDIEDVEPPPPVPEPQPLLKYEYPPEFLLDQLHETNSSRLDSNVEMTPSQLINLTNVNDIDSETTVLRVSVPVDQNPFVKAAQSVSQYRYNSKMKRCRTRRAYHDHVDKKKTCVKKTLKRKNKPRGKKLGIPLLWTVQEEFSNIDDLARLGIKEIVLQLESIKQTIKNNYGSISTLHDNKIKDTLMVLLARFVNSPSSFSVILNLLNVIPVNNIDIIGFLCTIFIITSRRIIRKSVLKYLKNHGLRDPQKVLAKQLLMVKKVTDTTNLFEVKKFVSRMISDWIYTLERHVVLIAKDIKCSDNFEHVRSAVKKEGNPLAAERLKKGRNLDAIDFKDNECAKEIDQMYEKWCHTDMHDGCVTWKDLNEEIVVSPIEGINYFCEMNIEFSNTPKDPQQSSQHICGRHSKCKASQVRSTYTK